DNA sequence from the Saccopteryx leptura isolate mSacLep1 chromosome 4, mSacLep1_pri_phased_curated, whole genome shotgun sequence genome:
CCTGTCTGCGAGCTGCACGCTCTGCCGGAGAATAGCCTCTGTAGAGGGCGCACACCTAGCAGACTCCCTGCAGCTGGCCCTCTCTCTGCACCCTGTCTGCGAGCTGCACGCTCTGCTGGAGAACAGCCACTGTAGAGTGCGCACACCTAGCAGACTCCCTGCAGCTGGCCCTCTCTCTGCACCCTGTCTGTGAGCTGCACGCTCTGCCGGAGAACAGCCACTGTAGAGTGCGCACACCTAGCAGACTCCATTCAGAATTGTCGTTCACTGTTTTATCGTGAAAATTTTCAACCGTTCAACAAAGTTAGAAGAATTTTACACTGAATACCTATATACTCACTACTTCTGTTGTTAATGTTTTACTGTACTTGCTTTATCATCTCTTATGTATCTTTCCTGATGTATTTCAACATTAATTGCATACCTCAGTACAATTTCCCCTAAACAATGCAGTACACATCAGTAAACTTTCCCCTAAGTCcttgtttctcttttgtattttgagGCTGAATTTACATACAGTGAATCACACAAATCTTAATTGTGTACTtactgagttttgacaaatacatACTCTGTATAACCCAAGCCCTCTTGTGATACAGGACAGTGTCACCACCGCAGGAATCCCTACATACATCTGTATAACCCAAGCCCTCTTGTGATATAGGACAGTGTCACCACCGCAGGAATCCTACATACATCTGTAAAACCCAAGCCCTCTTGTGATACAGGACAGTGTCACCACCACAGGAATCCCTACATACATCTGTAAAACCCAAGCCCTCTTGTGATACAGGACAGTGTCACCACCGCAGGAACCCTCGTGCCCCTCTCAGGCCGCCCCTCACCACAGCTCTGCGTTTCCCACTCTAGATTAGTTCTGCCTGTTTGTAACTTCATGGAAATGGACCCACCGGTATGCGCTTTTCTGAgactcatccacagtgttgtgtGTTGTAGAAGTGAATTCTGTTGTAATGATAAGAGAagataacttttttcatttttcggaAATGCTTTAGGTCAGTTAGCTTTACATAATATTGCTGCAAACCCAGCAGTTTTCCGCTGCTGCAGCAGAGGGAGTGTAGTGCCCAAACATGTAACGGGTTAGAATTCTTGATTTGGACTCTTTAATTTTATCTGTTAGTTAAGACATCTttcataatgttatttatttcatgACTATGACTTAAGCTTTGAGATTTTATCTCAAGATAATAATTTGTATAGGCAGTTTATTTTGTGACTTATAAATAAGCTTCTTATTTCTTATGTCACTTTTCAAAACTTTTCCCCTAGTCGCGCTGGTATAGAGGATTCTAAGAAGTGGGGGATGCTGTTTCTGGTGAATCAGTTATTCAAGATTTACTTCAAGGTACGCCTCTGTTTGAATGCTTACGTGATGCATCTTTGTGAAGTTTCTTTTTTAcggagatagagagtcagagagagggatagatagggacagacagacaggaatggagagaagtgagaagcatcaatcatcagtttttcattgtgacaccttagttgttgattgctttctcatatgtgccttgaccgtgggccttcagcagaccgagtaaccccttgctcaagccagtgaccttgggtgaactttgctcaaaccagatgagccgcgctcaaactggcaacctcggagtctcgaacctgggccctctacatcccagtccgatgctctatccactgcgctactgcctggtcaggctgtgaagtTTCTTTCTCCCTAGCTTCCCAGATACCATTTCTGTTAATTATCAGGCAGCCTCCCTGGCATTGCTTGGGAAGTGGTCATCACCTTTATAATCCTAAGACCTAACATTTGTTGAATGCCTACTGAGTGCAAGGCACTACTGTAAATAGTACCCTCTTATTTAAACCTCGGTCCTAGGAGTTAAGTGCTGTTAGCTCCAGGGCAAACTAGGGTGCCTGCATATTTAGCAGTGTGCCAGGTATGGTGAACCGGGCTTTAAGTGAGGAGTTTCCCTCTCGAGTCCTCTACCTGCTATTGTAATAATTAACCAGAGAACACATGGGCGTGTAGATTGGTGAAGAAATTCCCTGCTCCGTGAAGCTGACCCAGTGACGAGCAGCGGTGTCAGCAGCAGCTGGGACTGGCCCTCAGGGTAGGCCTCCATCTGCGGGGGCATCTGCCCTGAGCAGCTCTGACTGTTGCTAGGGCCTCTGAAGTGGATGTAAGCTGTGCCGTACAGCTTGTGCTTTCGAGTTTAGTTTAAATAAtcgattttacaaaaaaattgagTTTTGAAATTCCCAATTTAAAAGCACATATATGCATAGCAAAGGAGTAGTTTGCTTgtcctgccttttaaaaaaaataatattttaagtggATTGTTATTTGTTGTAGATTAACAAACTCCATTTGTGTAAACCTCTCATCAGAGCCATTGACAGCTCAAACCTGAAAGATGATTACAGTACAGCACAGAGGGTGACATACAGGTACTATGTTGGACGAAAGGCCATGTTTGATAGTGACTTTAAGCAAGGTAtgttgttaatctttttttttcagtattttaaagacATTGCTTTCTGAACAACTCTGTGATATCGTTTCAGAGAACacaattattacattttattattaacgTGGAATATAGGTATAAACCAAGTTCAAGGtatatatgttttgtttatttttgacacTAAAGTtggttaaaaaaaggaaaattgtatttgaaatttttaaatctatactGGGTCTCTGAAATACATGCAGAATTCCAGTTAACCTGCACATCTTTTTTTGTGAGGTAATTAAGCAGCAGTATTCCTGTACGGATCATGTTGGCACCGGATGTGGAGATTGGGCACCACTTAGCTCAGCTGCCCATTACTGCTTAGAAATCCCCTGTGGAATCCCAAGTGAGCAGGAGAATTGTCCCTGGACTGGTGTCATCCTTGGTGTTTGTGGTCATGAGTGATGGTGTCATTATCACATCAGAGTGGTGCTTTCAGGAAATTACATTATTATGTAGTTTATATTACTAACTTAAGAACATGAtgccaataatttttttctttttaaacttgatTAGCTGGTATGAGGTGGTTCTTTATGATCTCTTTTATTGTCCTCAGACCAGACTTTTTAAACTGACTTCAACAGCTACTTGCTCATGAAGCAACATAATTCAGGCAATACAGGAGGCATGAGACATAAAATCACTTTTCTCTCCATGGCTTACAGCTATGGATTCTCTGATAACAAAATAACAGCTCTTTCAGTAATTACTTTGGTTTTTTACTCTATAGGCATATACAGACcaacttcaaaaatttttatagatCTAGGGCTTTTGAAGATGAGCTTTCCTTGGTTATTCCTCAACactgttttttccccccaaatatatGAAGTGTGAGAATAGAAGCTTTTAAATGATATTCTATTGAAGTCTGTTAAGGCATTGATATATTTTTCCTCTAAAGGATCATTGAATAGTATTTTTGAATACCCAAGACAGCAAGAAATGATTTAATTAGTATTAATAGTAGATATTTATAGCTCCTGAAAACTTTAGAGCCTTTGTGTAAGGGCGAATGGTAGAGTAAGGAGCAGGGAGGGAACTTCAGTAACTCTGTGTTGTGTAGAGCAGACACAGCTCGTGATGGGCTGTTGGTCTGACTTTTGCTGGTGTCTCTGCAGCCGAGGAGTACCTGTCCTTTGCCTTTGAGCACTGTCACCGTTTAAGTCAGAAGAACAAAAGGATGATTTTGATATATTTACTTCCAGTAAAAATGCTATTGGTGAGTGATTGTTATTCAGCTCTTACAGATCCTGTTGCTTTGAAGAAGTTTAGAGACTTTTGGTCTATAAACCAAATGGTGTGTAGTCGATCCCAGTCTGAGTGGCATGTGAGCACTCTCCAGAATCGAGGCAGAACTGCTCTGTGTGTGGTCTGAACCATGTTTCTTCTTCATTGACACCTGCAAATTCTTCTAGAAAGGCTTTATCtgggtttcctttttctttgaagtatccaatttaaaattttaatgttgtgTAGGACAACTAAAATAAGTTCATTTTATTCCTATTCTCCCTAAAAATCTACATTAACAGAAATGGATTAgccaagaaggaaaaatattgttCCAGCCTGTCTCATTTGGTCATCAAAAGTTATTTTCTGATacttaaaaagcagtgataaataACAAATGTTAATTGGCTAAAACATTCTGAAAGTGatagatttttctttcctctcatttaaaaaatttaagaagagttATCAAAGCAATACACACAATTGGTTAAAACTTATAATTCAGGATAGCTTGTAATGGAAAAGCAACAGTGTTGTGCTCACCCCTCCCTGCCTAACTGCACTTCATAGAAACAGCCAGTAGAATTTTTTTAGCTGATTCTTCTAGaagttgtttttgtatttctaattCTTAGTAAAAGATACTAGTATTTCTTCAGTTATCACTCCCCTCTAATGGTACAAAGGTTAAGAGATATGAGAAGGTCAAGATCAAGGTCATATGTAACTGAATAATGAAACTAtagttaggttttctgatttctaGACCATTATTTTCTCTGGCACACTATGATGTTTTTAATCCTTTTTCAACTACATAAGAACTTCTAAGAAACACAGTGttgcaaattttaaaacttaatttcttGCTAAGAATTTTATCAAAAAcaattttgttaaaaatgaaagGGCTCTTATTCTGGAAAATTAACTCTTTATCCTAGGGTCATATGCCAACCATTGAGCTTTTGAAAAAGTATCATCTCATGCAGTTTGCTGAAGTAACCAAAGCTGTAAGGtagagtattttattcttttatctgagatcttttaaaaatataaaattaataaaaatttctcaCACATTGTGGGAGAACTAAGTGCTTTGGAAGTGCTCTCGTCCTGACATGTTGTTTTGTGACCACGCTCGCTCCTCTTTCCCCGTCACCCAGTGAAGGCAACCTCCTCCTACTGAACGAGGCTCTCACGAAGCACGAGACCTTTTTCATCCGCTGTGGCATCTTCCTTATCCTCGAAAAGCTGAAGATCATCACCTACAGGAATCTTTTTAAGAAAGTGTaagcaaagtatttttttaataagtttaaactcttaggcctgaccaggtggtggcgcagtggatggagcgttggactgggatgcagaggacccaggttcgagaccccaaggtcgccagcttgagcgcgagctcatttggtttgagcaaagctcaccagcttgagcccaaggtcgctggctcgagcaaggggacactcagtctgctgtagcccccccagtgaaggcacatatgagaaattgatcaatgaacaactaaggaatgcatcgaagaactgatgtttctcatctctctcccttcctgtctgtctgtccctatctgtccctctctctgactttctctgtatctcccactagaaaaaaacccccaaaacacttAAGTATGACTCATAAAGTGATGAAAACTGTTACAATAACAGGCGCTGTGTCTTCTGGGATGGGGATGTCAGTCTGTGTGAATGAGGTCCCATCACTTTTCCTTTAATTGTGGGGAAGAAAATCAAACTTCCCCGCCTACCCAGTGCCTCCCAGGCCTTGGTGTTGCACAAGTGAGTGAACAGGGGCTCACTTGTGGGAGGAATAATGGGTTGTGACAAGAGAACTTTGTAATAGATACTTTAAAATGGCAACCCTTAGAATcatatatttcacattttatcAGAGCATGTGTGACTTAATTGTTCATTTCCGTTATTTGTTATCAACTGAACCTCCCCCTGGCACTCATATCTGTCAGAAAGTTGAATTCTTCTGGAgttgtttttcttctatgtaatacTGGAAGTTGACTCTTCTCCAAGGCCTGGTCTCAACAGGATCTAAGTTAATTAAATTTCAAACAAAGACAGACTTTTTATACCTGTGGGTAGTatataaaaaatagtaagaacCATATTCCATCAGATCCATAAGACATTATCCACTTTAGGATTTTAGAGATATTAAAAAGTGAGcgctggcccattggctcagtggcagagaattggtccggcatgtggatgtccctcggatttaatttctggtcagagcacacaagagaagcaactatctgcttctccactcctcctccttccctccctctctctctctctttctttcttctctcacagccagtgctcaattggtttgagcgcattgctccaggtgctgaggatggctcagtggagcctccgcctcaggtgctaaaaatagctcaattgtgggcatggccccagatgatcAGAGCATGCACCCCgacagggagtctgtctctctatctcccctttcacttggaaaaagaaggggggaaaaaatgaaaatacctgCATTTTAGATTCATTGAgatattgaatatatttatatgtatatatgtaatatatgttatttatatttatatcggtaaatataaaaattcacatTTGTACTTGtgccttttttaaattgaaaagtcAAAATTGTATTGAATTGCTCTTATTTTAGAGTGTATTTAATAGgtggaagattttttttattcctttgaacAGTGGTTTATTAGAAGATGTGTTTTCTACTGAGTGGTGCTCCTTTGAAGTATTTGCGTTGTTGGTAACTAGTGTGGACTTCTTTTCCCTCTTGCAGATACTTGTTACTCAAAACGCACCAGTTATCTCTGGATgctttcctagctgccttgaaaTTTATGCAAGTGGAAGATGTGGACATCGATGAAGTCCAGTGTATTCT
Encoded proteins:
- the PCID2 gene encoding PCI domain-containing protein 2 isoform X1 translates to MAHITINQYLQQVLEAIDTRDGESCAELVSFKHPHVANPRLQLASPEEKCQQLLEPPYDEMFAAHLRALPVMYAVALDLRIFANNADQQLVKKGKSKVGDMLEKAAELLMSCFRVCASDTRAGIEDSKKWGMLFLVNQLFKIYFKINKLHLCKPLIRAIDSSNLKDDYSTAQRVTYRYYVGRKAMFDSDFKQAEEYLSFAFEHCHRLSQKNKRMILIYLLPVKMLLGHMPTIELLKKYHLMQFAEVTKAVSEGNLLLLNEALTKHETFFIRCGIFLILEKLKIITYRNLFKKVYLLLKTHQLSLDAFLAALKFMQVEDVDIDEVQCILANLIYMGHIKGYISHQHQKLVVSKQNPFPPLSTVC
- the PCID2 gene encoding PCI domain-containing protein 2 isoform X2, which codes for MFAAHLRCTYAVANHDFIEAYKCQTVIVQSFLRAFQAHKEENWALPVMYAVALDLRIFANNADQQLVKKGKSKVGDMLEKAAELLMSCFRVCASDTRAGIEDSKKWGMLFLVNQLFKIYFKINKLHLCKPLIRAIDSSNLKDDYSTAQRVTYRYYVGRKAMFDSDFKQAEEYLSFAFEHCHRLSQKNKRMILIYLLPVKMLLGHMPTIELLKKYHLMQFAEVTKAVSEGNLLLLNEALTKHETFFIRCGIFLILEKLKIITYRNLFKKVYLLLKTHQLSLDAFLAALKFMQVEDVDIDEVQCILANLIYMGHIKGYISHQHQKLVVSKQNPFPPLSTVC
- the PCID2 gene encoding PCI domain-containing protein 2 isoform X3, producing the protein MAHITINQYLQQVLEAIDTRDGESCAELVSFKHPHVANPRLQLASPEEKCQQLLEPPYDEMFAAHLRCTYAVANHDFIEAYKCQTVIVQSFLRAFQAHKEENWALPVMYAVALDLRIFANNADQQLVKKGKSKVGDMLEKAAELLMSCFRVCASDTRAGIEDSKKWGMLFLVNQLFKIYFKINKLHLCKPLIRAIDSSNLKDDYSTAQRVTYRYYVGRKAMFDSDFKQAEEYLSFAFEHCHRLSQKNKRMILIYLLPVKMLLGHMPTIELLKKYHLMQFAEVTKAVSEGNLLLLNEALTKHETFFIRCGIFLILEKLKIITYRNLFKKVYLLLKTHQLSLDAFLAALKFMQVEDVDIDEVQCILANLIYMGHIKGYISHQHQKLVVSKQNPFPPLSTVC